In one Achromobacter spanius genomic region, the following are encoded:
- a CDS encoding fasciclin domain-containing protein: MKRFLIGTTIALACGWANAADIVDTAKSAGDFKTLTTAVQAAGLTDTLKGPGPYTVFAPTDAAFAKVPKDKLDALLKDKAALTKVLTYHVVPGKVMAKDVKAGTVKTVEGSPITVTVADGKVKVNGANVVKTDIAADNGVIHVIDTVLMPM, encoded by the coding sequence ATGAAGCGATTTCTGATTGGAACGACGATAGCCCTGGCTTGCGGCTGGGCCAATGCCGCCGACATCGTGGACACAGCCAAATCGGCGGGCGATTTCAAGACGTTGACCACCGCGGTACAGGCCGCCGGCCTGACCGACACGCTGAAGGGACCGGGTCCCTACACTGTCTTTGCCCCCACTGACGCCGCGTTTGCCAAGGTGCCGAAGGACAAGCTGGACGCGCTGCTGAAGGACAAGGCCGCGCTGACCAAGGTGCTGACGTATCACGTGGTGCCTGGCAAGGTCATGGCCAAGGACGTCAAGGCGGGCACGGTCAAGACCGTTGAGGGCAGCCCCATCACCGTGACCGTCGCCGACGGCAAGGTGAAGGTGAATGGCGCCAACGTGGTCAAGACGGATATTGCCGCCGACAACGGCGTCATCCACGTCATCGACACGGTTCTGATGCCGATGTAA
- a CDS encoding sensor domain-containing diguanylate cyclase → MSTPQQRIFEAAFMQTWNALVITDADLSVGCRVQFANPAFVAMTGYSLDELRGRSLSILQGPATDPNVIEDLRCCLKEGRCFEGVATNYRKDGSDYIVRWNISPLHDASGVVTSFVSVQEDISELVRVERTNRLLARALDATSDLVMLTDARARIIFVNAAFENATGYPLTEIKYKTAAILKSGKHDDAFYAAMYRALSRGQDFRATFVNRRRDGSLFHVEQTISTIFDDHGRATHHIGVSKDVSRQVKREQALWRAATKDKLTGLYNRHHGEKALRDAFLRAQADGDPLSLIIADIDHFKRINDDFGHLAGDRVLVDIAGILQRAVRGQDAVIRWGGEEFVIVLADCGLGDATHLAERIRNSVHAHDDAEIGSLTLSLGVAQFAPGETPDALIARADAALYEAKRNGRNQLSISHEVQTAPADRTGLPQVS, encoded by the coding sequence ATGAGCACGCCGCAACAGAGAATATTTGAAGCGGCATTCATGCAGACGTGGAACGCACTGGTCATCACCGATGCGGACCTCTCTGTGGGATGTCGAGTTCAGTTCGCCAATCCAGCGTTCGTTGCCATGACTGGCTATTCCCTGGACGAGTTGCGCGGGCGATCTCTCAGCATTCTTCAAGGGCCGGCCACAGACCCGAACGTCATCGAGGACCTGCGCTGCTGTTTGAAAGAAGGGCGATGTTTTGAGGGTGTTGCGACAAACTATCGCAAGGACGGTTCCGATTACATCGTCCGCTGGAATATTTCGCCACTTCACGACGCAAGCGGGGTGGTCACGTCTTTTGTCTCGGTGCAGGAGGATATTTCCGAATTGGTGCGCGTAGAGCGTACCAACCGTCTGCTGGCACGCGCCCTCGACGCAACAAGCGATCTGGTCATGCTGACGGACGCCCGGGCACGGATCATCTTCGTGAACGCGGCGTTTGAAAATGCCACGGGTTATCCACTGACTGAAATCAAATACAAAACGGCGGCAATACTCAAATCCGGCAAGCACGATGACGCTTTCTATGCGGCCATGTACCGCGCTCTTTCACGCGGGCAGGATTTCCGCGCCACGTTCGTCAATCGCAGACGTGACGGGTCGCTCTTTCACGTTGAGCAGACCATCTCGACCATATTCGATGATCATGGGCGGGCGACCCACCATATCGGTGTCAGCAAAGACGTGTCGCGACAAGTGAAACGGGAACAGGCGCTATGGCGCGCCGCCACGAAAGACAAGCTCACGGGTCTTTACAACCGTCATCACGGAGAAAAAGCGCTGCGCGACGCGTTCTTGAGAGCCCAGGCGGACGGTGATCCACTTAGCTTGATCATTGCGGATATCGACCACTTCAAGCGGATTAACGACGACTTTGGGCACCTCGCCGGGGATCGCGTTCTTGTCGATATCGCCGGAATCCTGCAGCGAGCGGTGCGCGGCCAGGACGCGGTGATTCGGTGGGGAGGTGAAGAATTCGTCATTGTGCTCGCGGATTGCGGGCTTGGTGACGCGACCCACCTCGCCGAGCGTATCCGCAACAGCGTGCATGCGCATGACGACGCGGAAATTGGTTCGCTTACCTTATCGCTTGGCGTTGCACAGTTTGCGCCGGGTGAGACGCCCGATGCGCTCATCGCGCGGGCAGACGCCGCGCTTTACGAGGCCAAGCGAAATGGGCGAAACCAGCTATCGATTTCGCATGAAGTGCAAACGGCGCCGGCCGACCGCACTGGATTGCCCCAGGTTTCCTAG
- a CDS encoding EAL domain-containing protein, translating into MIPIHGSAKPAVSDGACHGCKSGDTTSIEMAFAFQPIVDLTSGEAYAYEALVRGPHGEPAASVLSQVNDANRYHFDQRCRTTAIELAAQMGMDRFLSINFMPNAVYQPAACIRTTFEAAEQYGFPVNRIIFETIEGESITDRDHLLKIFQAYKSYGFQTAIDDFGAGYSGLTLLADFQPDLIKLDMALVRGVDADTARQRIIAGVHAICTDLGIRVIAEGVETTGERDFLASQGIALMQGYLFAKPAFKAMPSISNAS; encoded by the coding sequence ATGATTCCAATCCACGGCTCCGCCAAGCCAGCCGTATCAGACGGCGCGTGTCACGGTTGCAAATCTGGTGATACCACCTCGATTGAAATGGCGTTTGCGTTTCAGCCGATCGTCGATCTGACATCCGGCGAGGCCTATGCCTACGAAGCGCTGGTGCGCGGGCCACACGGTGAACCGGCAGCATCCGTGTTGTCGCAAGTGAACGATGCCAACCGCTATCATTTTGATCAGCGTTGCCGCACGACGGCGATTGAGCTGGCTGCCCAGATGGGGATGGACCGCTTCCTGTCCATCAACTTCATGCCGAACGCCGTCTATCAGCCCGCCGCGTGCATACGCACGACCTTTGAGGCCGCAGAGCAGTACGGCTTTCCGGTGAATCGGATCATTTTCGAAACCATAGAGGGTGAGAGCATCACCGACCGTGATCATCTGTTGAAGATCTTCCAGGCCTACAAGTCGTACGGCTTTCAGACTGCAATCGATGACTTTGGCGCGGGCTACTCGGGTTTGACGCTTCTGGCGGACTTTCAGCCCGACCTCATCAAGCTCGACATGGCGCTCGTGCGAGGTGTTGACGCTGATACCGCGCGGCAGCGCATCATCGCCGGCGTACACGCGATCTGTACAGACTTGGGAATTCGCGTCATTGCCGAAGGGGTCGAAACCACGGGCGAGCGCGACTTTCTCGCGTCGCAGGGCATCGCCCTCATGCAAGGCTATTTGTTCGCGAAGCCTGCATTCAAGGCAATGCCGTCGATATCCAATGCAAGCTGA
- a CDS encoding SulP family inorganic anion transporter has protein sequence MSFLSSFRREWMANPRNDILAGIVVALALIPEAIGFSIIAGVDPRLGLYASFSIAVIISLVGGRPGMISAATAAIAVLVVPLVKQHGVEYLFAATILMGVFQVIAGFLRLDLLMQYVSRSVVTGFVNALAILIFIAQLPQLINVTWITYVMVAGGLAIIYLFPRLTRAVPSPLIAIIVLTIISIYWGLPVNTVGDMGKLPSSLPSFLIPNVPFTFETLQIILPYSLTMAAVGLLESMMTAQIVDDLTDTPSDKRRECKGQGIANFVTGFFGGMGGCAMIGQSVINVKSGGSTRLSTFVAGSFLLFLIVVLGPLVARIPMPALVAVMIMVSIGTFSWGSIRNLRTHPWQSSVVMVATVVVVVWTHDLARGVLVGVLLSGVFFAGKVKRLFAVTSALSEDGRTRTYYYAGQVFFASTERFAEAIDFKEVVDYVVLDVSAAHFWDISAVGALDKVVIKLRRAAKTVDVVGLNAASATMIGRFAIHEKAGADAKSLGH, from the coding sequence GGACTCTACGCCTCGTTCTCCATTGCCGTGATCATCTCGTTGGTCGGCGGCCGGCCCGGCATGATCTCGGCGGCCACGGCCGCCATTGCCGTGCTGGTGGTGCCCTTGGTCAAGCAGCATGGTGTTGAATACCTGTTCGCCGCCACCATCCTGATGGGCGTCTTCCAGGTCATCGCCGGCTTTCTTCGGCTGGATCTGCTGATGCAATACGTGTCGCGCTCGGTCGTCACCGGGTTCGTGAATGCGCTGGCGATCCTGATTTTCATTGCCCAACTGCCGCAGTTGATCAACGTCACCTGGATCACCTACGTGATGGTGGCGGGCGGCCTGGCGATCATCTATCTGTTTCCTCGCCTGACCCGGGCCGTGCCGTCCCCCTTGATCGCGATCATCGTGCTGACGATCATCTCGATTTATTGGGGCCTGCCCGTCAACACGGTGGGCGATATGGGCAAGCTGCCTTCGTCCCTGCCCTCGTTCCTGATTCCGAACGTGCCCTTCACCTTCGAGACCTTGCAGATCATTCTTCCGTATTCGCTGACCATGGCGGCGGTGGGCCTGCTGGAATCAATGATGACCGCGCAGATCGTGGATGACCTGACCGACACGCCCAGCGATAAGCGGCGCGAATGCAAGGGCCAGGGCATCGCGAATTTCGTGACGGGTTTCTTCGGTGGCATGGGCGGTTGCGCCATGATCGGCCAATCCGTCATCAACGTGAAGTCCGGCGGTTCGACCCGGCTGTCCACTTTCGTTGCCGGTTCCTTCCTGCTGTTCCTGATCGTCGTGCTGGGGCCCTTGGTGGCCAGGATTCCGATGCCGGCATTGGTGGCGGTCATGATCATGGTGTCCATCGGCACGTTCAGTTGGGGGTCTATCCGCAACCTGCGTACGCACCCCTGGCAGTCGTCGGTGGTGATGGTGGCGACCGTTGTGGTGGTGGTCTGGACGCACGATCTTGCCCGGGGCGTGTTGGTCGGTGTGTTGCTCAGCGGTGTGTTCTTCGCTGGCAAGGTCAAGCGGCTTTTCGCGGTGACTTCCGCCTTGTCGGAGGACGGACGCACGCGCACCTATTACTACGCGGGCCAGGTGTTTTTCGCCTCCACCGAACGCTTTGCCGAAGCCATCGATTTCAAAGAGGTCGTGGATTACGTCGTGCTGGATGTGTCCGCCGCGCACTTCTGGGACATCTCCGCCGTTGGCGCCTTGGACAAGGTCGTGATCAAGCTGCGTCGCGCAGCCAAGACCGTGGATGTCGTCGGGCTGAACGCCGCCAGCGCCACCATGATTGGCCGATTTGCGATTCACGAAAAAGCGGGCGCCGACGCCAAGTCGTTGGGGCACTAA